A single window of Plasmodium reichenowi strain SY57 chromosome 14, whole genome shotgun sequence DNA harbors:
- a CDS encoding porphobilinogen synthase, putative: MLKSDGVLLLYILIINLICCLNGNSKKRAYILNTPKSSNCKRSSFRRWNNPVNNNNSQILSNNEGSIEDVYNKKISGGSNIKNFSKDINNNIYIETNRRERRIKRNKYLLSLYNNTNIKTSNFIYPLFIHEEDVEKKHTQLEGIYTYNVDGIIKEIEECIKLNIHHFMFFPVIREESKTVYCEESYNENSYFCKTISRIKEKFSGDIIVYADVALDPYNIYGHDGIYDDKKKEILNDITVHTLVKQSLCLAKSGADVVCPSDSMDKRIELIRKNLDFHNFRDILILSYTCKYSSSMYKPFRSILNSNILKNFVKNKQSYQHDFNSYMDLNNVDKHIIEGADIIMVKPSMFYLDIIHKIKNRIKDDVQIPIAVYNVSGEYMMIKNYVKYLNEDINYENEIITELFKSYLRAGANIIITYFAKQYGLYMKKLYDKDIIIDDNSNNNFNIELTL; this comes from the exons TGTAAGAGATCAAGTTTCAGAAGATGGAATAATCCCgtgaataataat AATTCACAAATATTAAGTAATAATGAAGGATCAATTGAAGATGTATATAACAAAAAGATCAGTGGAGGaagtaatataaaaaactTCTCAAAGGATattaacaataatatatatatagaaacTAATAGAAGAGAAAGACGTATAAAGAGGAATAAGTATTTACTTTCattgtataataatacaaatataaagaCATCGAACTTTATTTATCCATTATTTATACACGAAgaa gaTGTGGAAAAGAAACATACTCAATTAGAGGGTATTTATACTTATAACGTAGATggtataataaaagaaatagaggaatgtataaaattaaatattcatcATTTTATGTTCTTTCCAGTAATAAGGGAAGAAAGTAAAACCGTGTATTGTGAAGAATCATATAACGAAAATAGCTACTTTTGTAAAACCATATCACgaattaaagaaaaattttcAGGTGACATTATAGTATATGCAGATGTGGCATTAGATCcatataacatatatgGACATGATGGAATATATGATGACaagaaaaaggaaatacTCAATGATATTACTGTTCATACTCTTGTTAAGCAG TCTTTATGTTTGGCTAAGAGTGGAGCTGATGTTGTTTGCCCGAGTGATTCTATGGACAAAAGAATTGAACtgataagaaaaaatttggactttcataattttagagatattttaattttatctTATACATGCAAATATTCCTCTAGTATGTATAAGCCGTTTCGATCAATCTTAAATTCTAACATATTGAAAAATTTTGTTAAAAACAAGCAATCTTATCAGCACGATTTTAATAGTTATATGGACCTAAACAATGTGGATAAAC ATATTATAGAGGGGGCtgatataataatggtAAAACCATCAATGTTTTATTTAGACATAATacacaaaataaaaaatcgAATTAAAGATGATGTACAGATTCCTATAGCTGTTTATAACGTTTCTGGTGaatatatgatgataaagaattatgtgaaatatttaaatgaagatataaattatgaaaatgaaataataacaGAATTATTCAAAAGTTATTTAAGAGCTGGTGctaatattataataacatacTTTGCTAAGCAGTATGgtttatatatgaaaaaattatatgataaagatataataattgatgataattcaaataataatttt